From the genome of Ignavibacteria bacterium:
GCAAGCTGGAAAAATTCTTGAAGAAACAGAACATATCGAGCCGCAGTGGTTTCCGTACATTTTTTCCGGAATGCCGTCGTTCGGTAGTTTGATGTATCTTGCAAAAGACATCAATTATGCAGAGATGGTTGTGAAAGGTGTTGCAAAACTTTTATTCTTTTTTTCGGATTTGAGTTGGATGATAATGCACTTTTTTCTCGGCGCAGTTGGTGTGTATCTTTTTGTGCGTTACTTGGGATTACGACATTTTTCCGCGCTGATATCTGCGATAACATTTTTGTTGTGTCCGTTCATTGTAGGAATGGGGCAAGCGGGACACGGTTCAAAATTGATGGCGTTAAGTTACATTCCGTATTTATTTCTTGCTACGCAATATGTTTTTGAGAAAAGAAATCTATTGAGTATGGGAATACTATCTGTAACTGTTGGAACATTGCTTTTGACAAATCACGTACAAATTGTGTACTATGGATTTATGTGCGTAGGATTATTTGCTTTTTACAATCTTGTGTTCAGTTTTAAGGAACATCGAAGAATTGCAATTGCACAGAGCGGATTTTTTGTCGCAGCGTTTATTATTGGGTTTGCAATTTCTGCGTTTATTTATTTGTCAACGTACGAATATTCACAGTATTCGATTCGCGGCGGAGGAGA
Proteins encoded in this window:
- a CDS encoding YfhO family protein — protein: MAKIPKKKTNVKEQTPSGIFSSLSPMKKDFLVIGLIYLVTVVMFSGVVFQNEIFSDSGDTASAQAITQAGKILEETEHIEPQWFPYIFSGMPSFGSLMYLAKDINYAEMVVKGVAKLLFFFSDLSWMIMHFFLGAVGVYLFVRYLGLRHFSALISAITFLLCPFIVGMGQAGHGSKLMALSYIPYLFLATQYVFEKRNLLSMGILSVTVGTLLLTNHVQIVYYGFMCVGLFAFYNLVFSFKEHRRIAIAQSGFFVAAFIIGFAISAFIYLSTYEYSQYSIRGGGETGVSGGLNKDYATNWSVHPLETLTYFVPSFFGFQSPFYWGWMPFTESSVYIGIVPLILAAIAIIFYRNKITIFFAALSIFLLVISWGKFFFIYDILFEYLPFFNKFRAPQMILLLVPFTVGVVAAYGCEYLFG